A single Elaeis guineensis isolate ETL-2024a chromosome 15, EG11, whole genome shotgun sequence DNA region contains:
- the LOC105057958 gene encoding F-box protein At3g12350 isoform X3 encodes MASPPPTLFSDFPEDVQLNVLSFLSPAEVSAFACTSRRFASLCSASASDSPVWHAMCERRWGSKTLLRSWASGAAATGRVPYARLYRTLDRWESFIGFWRRIGQGTPGTLPLVFFEWGPSYITGSWVSPSVEAGTYGVLKVPFLWLGLSAHGDPVSFLHPGSQFESPGEFFSSALGPSSDSDLVPVTVSFMGCNHFVVEENRSFYAEDGGGDGGVSDEVAEIASKSPPDRLMSEIYQYFANRTSPGGDKASRRHRKKEREKLGRRRLWEAEHFVKIVNYQPTPSRPLQGLWKDKDAFFDNYT; translated from the exons ATGGCATCGCCGCCACCGACCTTGTTCTCCGACTTCCCGGAGGACGTGCAGCTCAACGTGCTCTCCTTTCTCTCCCCTGCCGAGGTCTCCGCCTTCGCCTGCACCTCCCGCCGCTTCGCCTCGCTATGCAGCGCCTCCGCATCCGACAGCCCCGTCTGGCACGCCATGTGCGAACGCCGCTGGGGATCCAAGACCCTGCTTCGCTCCTGGGCCTCTGGCGCCGCCGCCACCGGCCGCGTACCCTACGCCCGCCTCTACCGCACCCTCGACCGCTGGGAGAGCTTCATTGGCTTCTGGCGCCGCATCGGCCAGGGCACTCCCGGCACCCTGCCTCTCGTCTTCTTCGAGTGGGGGCCCTCCTACATCACCGGATCCTGGGTCTCCCCCTCCGTCGAGGCGGGTACGTACGGCGTCCTCAAGGTTCCCTTCCTCTGGCTGGGCCTTTCCGCCCATGGCGATCCCGTGAGCTTCCTCCACCCAGGATCCCAGTTTGAGTCACCGGGAGAATTCTTCAGTTCGGCTTTGGGGCCATCATCGGATTCCGATTTGGTGCCAGTGACTGTTAGTTTTATGGGCTGCAACCATTTTGTGGTGGAGGAGAACCGGAGCTTCTATGCGGAGGATGGGGGTGGCGATGGAGGTGTTTCGGATGAGGTGGCAGAGATAGCGAGTAAATCGCCACCAGACCGATTGATGTCGGAGATCTACCAGTATTTTGCCAACCGGACGAGCCCGGGAGGTGACAAGGCTTCCAGAAGGCACAGGAAGAAGGAAAGGGAGAAGCTTGGGAGGAGGAGACTATGGGAAGCTGAGCATTTCGTGAAGATCGTGAACTATCAACCCACCCCTTCACGACCTTTGCAAGGCTTATGGAAG GATAAGGATGCTTTCTTTGACAACTATACTTGA
- the LOC105057958 gene encoding F-box protein At3g12350 isoform X1 — translation MASPPPTLFSDFPEDVQLNVLSFLSPAEVSAFACTSRRFASLCSASASDSPVWHAMCERRWGSKTLLRSWASGAAATGRVPYARLYRTLDRWESFIGFWRRIGQGTPGTLPLVFFEWGPSYITGSWVSPSVEAGTYGVLKVPFLWLGLSAHGDPVSFLHPGSQFESPGEFFSSALGPSSDSDLVPVTVSFMGCNHFVVEENRSFYAEDGGGDGGVSDEVAEIASKSPPDRLMSEIYQYFANRTSPGGDKASRRHRKKEREKLGRRRLWEAEHFVKIVNYQPTPSRPLQGLWKGICEDNVLDFYLVSYDDVGGITCRRVGDAGELFSGYSPVFWTSNATFLESPFSKEEQDLYGSREHIRAVASNWSNMDREVVLRILCINSSYDLVIPDLSGSSGDPRNVEGRIWEYEDGTFGFGFLRNNFIIDLKHITLDGKKGERTLINQEISDILWMSSP, via the exons ATGGCATCGCCGCCACCGACCTTGTTCTCCGACTTCCCGGAGGACGTGCAGCTCAACGTGCTCTCCTTTCTCTCCCCTGCCGAGGTCTCCGCCTTCGCCTGCACCTCCCGCCGCTTCGCCTCGCTATGCAGCGCCTCCGCATCCGACAGCCCCGTCTGGCACGCCATGTGCGAACGCCGCTGGGGATCCAAGACCCTGCTTCGCTCCTGGGCCTCTGGCGCCGCCGCCACCGGCCGCGTACCCTACGCCCGCCTCTACCGCACCCTCGACCGCTGGGAGAGCTTCATTGGCTTCTGGCGCCGCATCGGCCAGGGCACTCCCGGCACCCTGCCTCTCGTCTTCTTCGAGTGGGGGCCCTCCTACATCACCGGATCCTGGGTCTCCCCCTCCGTCGAGGCGGGTACGTACGGCGTCCTCAAGGTTCCCTTCCTCTGGCTGGGCCTTTCCGCCCATGGCGATCCCGTGAGCTTCCTCCACCCAGGATCCCAGTTTGAGTCACCGGGAGAATTCTTCAGTTCGGCTTTGGGGCCATCATCGGATTCCGATTTGGTGCCAGTGACTGTTAGTTTTATGGGCTGCAACCATTTTGTGGTGGAGGAGAACCGGAGCTTCTATGCGGAGGATGGGGGTGGCGATGGAGGTGTTTCGGATGAGGTGGCAGAGATAGCGAGTAAATCGCCACCAGACCGATTGATGTCGGAGATCTACCAGTATTTTGCCAACCGGACGAGCCCGGGAGGTGACAAGGCTTCCAGAAGGCACAGGAAGAAGGAAAGGGAGAAGCTTGGGAGGAGGAGACTATGGGAAGCTGAGCATTTCGTGAAGATCGTGAACTATCAACCCACCCCTTCACGACCTTTGCAAGGCTTATGGAAG GGGATTTGTGAGGACAATGTCCTGGATTTTTACCTTGTTTCGTATGATGATGTCGGTGGAATAACTTGTAGACGTGTTGGTGATGCGGGGGAGCTATTCTCTGGTTATTCCCCTGTTTTCTGGACTTCAAACGCCACATTTCTTGAATCCCCATTTTCTAAAGAGGAACAGGATCTGTATGGTAGCCGTGAGCACATTCGTGCGGTGGCTTCGAATTGGAGCAACATGGACAGGGAAGTGGTCTTACGCATTCTCTGTATTAACTCCAGTTATGACCTGGTGATTCCAGATCTATCTGGTTCTTCTGGTGATCCAAGAAATGTGGAGGGAAGGATATGGGAGTATGAAGATGGGACTTTCGGGTTCGGGTTTCTTCGGAACAACTTTATCATTGACCTGAAGCATATAACTTTAGATGG GAAAAAGGGGGAAAGAACTTTGATTAATCAAGAGATATCGGACATTCTCTGGATGTCTTCACCTTGA
- the LOC105057958 gene encoding F-box protein At3g12350 isoform X2 produces MASPPPTLFSDFPEDVQLNVLSFLSPAEVSAFACTSRRFASLCSASASDSPVWHAMCERRWGSKTLLRSWASGAAATGRVPYARLYRTLDRWESFIGFWRRIGQGTPGTLPLVFFEWGPSYITGSWVSPSVEAGTYGVLKVPFLWLGLSAHGDPVSFLHPGSQFESPGEFFSSALGPSSDSDLVPVTVSFMGCNHFVVEENRSFYAEDGGGDGGVSDEVAEIASKSPPDRLMSEIYQYFANRTSPGGDKASRRHRKKEREKLGRRRLWEAEHFVKIVNYQPTPSRPLQGLWKGICEDNVLDFYLVSYDDVGGITCRRVGDAGELFSGYSPVFWTSNATFLESPFSKEEQDLYGSREHIRAVASNWSNMDREVVLRILCINSSYDLVIPDLSGSSGDPRNVEGRIWEYEDGTFGFGFLRNNFIIDLKHITLDGIRMLSLTTILEVHELL; encoded by the exons ATGGCATCGCCGCCACCGACCTTGTTCTCCGACTTCCCGGAGGACGTGCAGCTCAACGTGCTCTCCTTTCTCTCCCCTGCCGAGGTCTCCGCCTTCGCCTGCACCTCCCGCCGCTTCGCCTCGCTATGCAGCGCCTCCGCATCCGACAGCCCCGTCTGGCACGCCATGTGCGAACGCCGCTGGGGATCCAAGACCCTGCTTCGCTCCTGGGCCTCTGGCGCCGCCGCCACCGGCCGCGTACCCTACGCCCGCCTCTACCGCACCCTCGACCGCTGGGAGAGCTTCATTGGCTTCTGGCGCCGCATCGGCCAGGGCACTCCCGGCACCCTGCCTCTCGTCTTCTTCGAGTGGGGGCCCTCCTACATCACCGGATCCTGGGTCTCCCCCTCCGTCGAGGCGGGTACGTACGGCGTCCTCAAGGTTCCCTTCCTCTGGCTGGGCCTTTCCGCCCATGGCGATCCCGTGAGCTTCCTCCACCCAGGATCCCAGTTTGAGTCACCGGGAGAATTCTTCAGTTCGGCTTTGGGGCCATCATCGGATTCCGATTTGGTGCCAGTGACTGTTAGTTTTATGGGCTGCAACCATTTTGTGGTGGAGGAGAACCGGAGCTTCTATGCGGAGGATGGGGGTGGCGATGGAGGTGTTTCGGATGAGGTGGCAGAGATAGCGAGTAAATCGCCACCAGACCGATTGATGTCGGAGATCTACCAGTATTTTGCCAACCGGACGAGCCCGGGAGGTGACAAGGCTTCCAGAAGGCACAGGAAGAAGGAAAGGGAGAAGCTTGGGAGGAGGAGACTATGGGAAGCTGAGCATTTCGTGAAGATCGTGAACTATCAACCCACCCCTTCACGACCTTTGCAAGGCTTATGGAAG GGGATTTGTGAGGACAATGTCCTGGATTTTTACCTTGTTTCGTATGATGATGTCGGTGGAATAACTTGTAGACGTGTTGGTGATGCGGGGGAGCTATTCTCTGGTTATTCCCCTGTTTTCTGGACTTCAAACGCCACATTTCTTGAATCCCCATTTTCTAAAGAGGAACAGGATCTGTATGGTAGCCGTGAGCACATTCGTGCGGTGGCTTCGAATTGGAGCAACATGGACAGGGAAGTGGTCTTACGCATTCTCTGTATTAACTCCAGTTATGACCTGGTGATTCCAGATCTATCTGGTTCTTCTGGTGATCCAAGAAATGTGGAGGGAAGGATATGGGAGTATGAAGATGGGACTTTCGGGTTCGGGTTTCTTCGGAACAACTTTATCATTGACCTGAAGCATATAACTTTAGATGG GATAAGGATGCTTTCTTTGACAACTATACTTGAAGTCCACGAGTTGTTGTAA